One genomic region from Peromyscus eremicus chromosome 20, PerEre_H2_v1, whole genome shotgun sequence encodes:
- the Ptp4a3 gene encoding protein tyrosine phosphatase type IVA 3 → MARMNRPAPVEVSYRNMRFLITHNPSNATLSTFIEDLKKYGATTVVRVCEVTYDKTPLEKDGITVVDWPFDDGAPPPGKVVEDWLSLLKAKFYNDPGSCVAVHCVAGLGRAPVLVALALIESGMKYEDAIQFIRQKRRGAINSKQLTYLEKYRPKQRLRFKDPHTHKTRCCVM, encoded by the exons ATGGCCCGCATGAACCGGCCCGCGCCTGTGGAGGTGAGCTACCGGAACATGCGCTTCCTTATCACGCACAACCCCAGCAATGCCACCCTGAGCACTTTCATCGAG GACCTGAAGAAGTATGGGGCTACCACCGTGGTGCGTGTGTGTGAAGTGACCTATGACAAGACCCCTCTGGAGAAGGACGGCATCACTGTTGTG GACTGGCCCTTTGATGACGGGGCGCCCCCTCCTGGCAAGGTGGTGGAGGACTGGCTGAGCCTGCTGAAGGCCAAATTCTACAATGACCCGGGCAGCTGCGTGGCTGTGCACTGTGTGGCCGGCTTGGGAAG GGCTCCAGTGCTCGTGGCTCTTGCCCTTATTGAGAGCGGGATGAAGTACGAGGATGCTATCCAGTTCATCCGACA GAAGCGCCGTGGGGCCATCAACAGTAAGCAGCTGACCTACCTGGAGAAGTACCGGCCTAAGCAGAGACTGCGGTTCAAAGACCCCCACACGCACAAGACCAGATGTTGCGTCATGTAG